In one Nisaea sediminum genomic region, the following are encoded:
- a CDS encoding putative signal transducing protein: MKELLRTTDLVRLSFLGALLRDAGIEPLVLDNHMSVLEGSANAIPRRLAVSDEDYVLAKRVLEDAGEPLDED, translated from the coding sequence ATGAAGGAACTGCTGCGCACGACCGACCTTGTCCGGCTTTCCTTCCTCGGCGCGCTGCTGCGGGATGCCGGGATAGAACCGCTGGTGCTCGACAATCACATGAGCGTGCTCGAGGGCAGCGCCAATGCGATCCCGCGCCGGCTTGCCGTCAGCGACGAGGATTACGTTCTGGCGAAACGCGTTCTGGAGGATGCGGGTGAGCCTCTCGACGAAGACTGA
- a CDS encoding tRNA1(Val) (adenine(37)-N6)-methyltransferase produces MSLSTKTESPVEVTEDSLLGGRVRFLQPAAGYRAAVDPVLLAAMAPAEAGMQVLDLGCGAGAVLLCLLARVPDLTIIGIEAEPEMCDLARRNAELNGVTDRFEVRQGRIEARPPLYEEGAFDLVLANPPYQAPETADPSANRLKAAAHVEADTVAADWIEAAYRALRHKGRFAMVQRADRLADLLAPLDRRFGGIEVHPLYPKPGRPAKRVVLIARKGVRTPLALSSGIVLHNMDGSYSPAVAAALDTGYALAPALSE; encoded by the coding sequence GTGAGCCTCTCGACGAAGACTGAGTCTCCGGTGGAGGTCACCGAGGACAGCCTGCTCGGCGGCAGGGTGCGTTTCCTGCAGCCGGCTGCCGGGTACCGCGCCGCGGTCGACCCGGTCCTGCTGGCGGCCATGGCGCCTGCGGAGGCGGGCATGCAGGTCCTTGATCTCGGCTGCGGTGCGGGGGCGGTTCTGCTCTGCCTGCTGGCGCGTGTGCCGGACCTCACGATCATCGGGATCGAGGCGGAGCCGGAAATGTGCGACCTCGCTCGCCGGAACGCCGAGCTGAACGGCGTCACTGACCGTTTCGAGGTCCGCCAGGGCCGGATCGAGGCGCGACCGCCGCTGTACGAGGAAGGCGCGTTCGATCTCGTGCTCGCCAACCCGCCCTACCAGGCGCCGGAGACCGCCGACCCGTCGGCGAACCGGCTGAAGGCGGCGGCGCATGTCGAGGCGGATACCGTGGCGGCGGACTGGATCGAGGCCGCCTATCGGGCACTCCGCCACAAGGGGCGGTTCGCGATGGTCCAGCGGGCGGACCGGCTGGCCGACCTTCTGGCGCCGCTCGACCGTCGCTTCGGCGGGATCGAGGTGCATCCGCTTTATCCGAAGCCGGGGCGACCGGCGAAACGGGTGGTGCTGATCGCCCGCAAGGGCGTACGCACGCCGCTTGCCCTTTCAAGCGGGATCGTCCTGCACAATATGGATGGGAGTTATTCCCCGGCCGTCGCCGCCGCCCTGGACACCGGGTACGCGCTGGCGCCGGCCCTGTCCGAATAG
- a CDS encoding zinc-dependent alcohol dehydrogenase family protein, whose amino-acid sequence MKAAELTRVGPAEQVVVCKDVPDAPAPGKGEATIELIACSINPADILGIEGNYASIPETPSPLGIEGAGRVTAVGDGVKDLAPGDLVMSLYRANWSQQLTLPTAQLVKLPANIDPEQAAMMKVNAATSLLMLQEYVKLKPGDWVMQNAANSGVGTDVIKLARKLDLHTVNVVRRKDLIKPLHDMGANVVVLEGPDLARRVASATNGAEIKLGLDAIAGSAVQDMAECLAPGGTIVNYGLLSGKPCTLDPHQVVFRDITLTGFWLAKLMRGMSGKKIRDLYTELSGYFLDGTLKVAVEARYGLEDIQKAMAHAKREGRGGKVLLRPNG is encoded by the coding sequence ATGAAAGCCGCTGAACTGACACGTGTCGGACCCGCCGAACAGGTCGTCGTCTGCAAGGACGTTCCGGATGCCCCGGCGCCCGGCAAGGGCGAGGCGACGATCGAACTGATCGCCTGCTCCATCAACCCCGCGGACATTCTCGGCATCGAGGGCAATTACGCCAGCATCCCGGAGACGCCCTCTCCCCTCGGGATCGAAGGCGCCGGACGGGTGACCGCGGTCGGCGACGGCGTGAAGGATCTCGCGCCCGGCGATCTGGTGATGAGCCTCTACCGCGCCAACTGGAGCCAGCAACTGACCCTCCCGACGGCGCAACTGGTCAAGCTGCCGGCGAATATCGACCCCGAACAGGCGGCGATGATGAAGGTCAACGCGGCAACCTCCCTGCTCATGCTGCAGGAATACGTGAAGCTGAAGCCCGGCGACTGGGTGATGCAGAACGCCGCCAATTCCGGCGTCGGCACCGATGTCATCAAGCTCGCCCGCAAGCTCGACCTGCACACCGTCAACGTCGTCCGCCGCAAGGACCTGATCAAGCCGCTGCACGACATGGGCGCCAATGTCGTCGTGCTGGAAGGCCCGGACCTCGCCAGACGCGTCGCCTCCGCCACCAACGGCGCCGAGATCAAGCTCGGGCTCGACGCCATTGCCGGCTCTGCCGTTCAGGACATGGCCGAATGTCTCGCACCCGGCGGAACCATCGTAAATTACGGACTCCTGAGCGGTAAGCCCTGCACGCTCGACCCGCACCAGGTCGTCTTCCGCGACATCACCCTGACCGGCTTCTGGCTGGCGAAATTGATGCGCGGAATGTCGGGGAAAAAGATCCGGGACCTCTACACGGAACTTTCCGGCTATTTCCTCGACGGCACACTCAAGGTCGCGGTCGAGGCGCGCTACGGGCTGGAAGACATCCAGAAGGCGATGGCCCATGCCAAGCGCGAGGGCCGGGGCGGCAAGGTCCTGCTGCGCCCGAACGGCTGA
- a CDS encoding polyprenyl synthetase family protein, producing MGVVVDFGDSGKRKASIEGLSNLVKADLDRVNKTIIENMQSPVALIPQLAGHLIAAGGKRLRPMLTLGAAALCGYQGERHVKLAACVEFIHTATLLHDDVVDESELRRGRESANAVWGNQASVLVGDFLFSRSFQLMTSDGSIEVMRILSEASAVIAEGEVQQLITTNDTETDESAYLEVIRGKTAKLFAAAAEVGAVVAERPKAEQQALESYGMNLGIAFQLVDDVLDYSAQQEKLGKTVGDDFQEGKITLPVILAFRRGDDEERAFWRRTLQDLDQQEGDLAHAQALMAKHNTLADSLDRARHYAAIARDALGLFEDGDAKQALIDVVDFCVERAY from the coding sequence TTGGGCGTGGTTGTGGATTTCGGAGACAGCGGGAAGCGCAAGGCTTCCATCGAGGGCCTCTCGAATTTGGTGAAAGCCGATCTCGACCGGGTCAACAAGACCATCATCGAGAATATGCAGAGCCCGGTGGCGCTGATCCCGCAGCTCGCGGGGCACCTGATCGCCGCCGGCGGCAAGCGCCTCCGCCCGATGCTGACCCTCGGTGCGGCCGCACTTTGCGGCTATCAGGGCGAGCGGCACGTGAAGCTCGCGGCCTGCGTCGAGTTCATCCATACCGCCACCCTTCTGCATGACGACGTGGTCGACGAGAGCGAGCTCCGCCGCGGCCGGGAAAGCGCCAACGCGGTCTGGGGCAACCAGGCGAGCGTGCTGGTCGGCGACTTCCTCTTCAGCCGCTCCTTCCAGCTGATGACGTCCGACGGCTCCATCGAGGTGATGCGCATCCTCTCCGAGGCCAGCGCCGTGATCGCCGAGGGCGAGGTGCAGCAGCTCATCACCACGAACGACACCGAGACCGACGAGAGCGCCTATCTCGAGGTGATCCGCGGCAAGACTGCGAAGCTCTTCGCCGCCGCCGCCGAAGTCGGCGCGGTCGTCGCCGAACGCCCGAAGGCGGAACAGCAGGCGCTCGAGAGCTACGGCATGAATCTCGGCATCGCCTTCCAGCTCGTCGACGACGTGCTGGACTACTCGGCGCAGCAGGAAAAGCTCGGCAAGACCGTCGGCGACGATTTCCAGGAGGGCAAGATCACCCTGCCGGTGATCCTCGCCTTCCGCCGCGGCGACGACGAGGAGCGCGCCTTCTGGCGCCGCACGCTGCAGGATCTCGACCAGCAGGAGGGCGATCTCGCCCATGCGCAGGCGCTGATGGCGAAGCACAACACGCTCGCCGACAGTCTCGACCGCGCCCGCCACTACGCCGCCATCGCCCGCGACGCGCTCGGCCTGTTCGAGGACGGAGACGCCAAGCAGGCGCTGATCGACGTGGTCGATTTCTGCGTCGAACGGGCCTATTGA
- a CDS encoding GNAT family N-acetyltransferase produces the protein MDKLTEKTVAGRAPERLETDRLILRRFEEADRAEMIRFYGDPEVMAIRKYGVRDPEAASAAFDVLMRHWETHGFGLYAVLERGSGAFCGECGLRYVDGGMEIEISYGLFLLFRGKGYATEAATAARDVAMKVLGLPDLVAFSRGDNTVSHKVLEKLGMVLVERREVPAHGHGVVRYLLKPSSGS, from the coding sequence ATGGACAAGCTCACGGAAAAGACGGTGGCCGGGCGTGCGCCTGAGCGGCTGGAAACGGATCGTCTCATCCTGCGCCGCTTCGAGGAGGCGGATCGCGCGGAAATGATCCGCTTCTACGGTGATCCCGAGGTCATGGCGATCCGGAAATACGGAGTGAGAGACCCGGAGGCGGCGAGCGCGGCCTTCGATGTTCTGATGCGGCACTGGGAGACCCACGGTTTCGGGCTCTATGCCGTCCTGGAGCGCGGCAGCGGCGCCTTCTGCGGGGAATGTGGTCTGCGCTACGTGGACGGCGGCATGGAGATCGAAATCTCCTACGGGCTGTTTCTGCTCTTCCGCGGCAAGGGTTACGCGACGGAGGCGGCGACGGCGGCGCGCGATGTGGCCATGAAAGTGCTCGGCCTTCCCGACCTCGTCGCCTTTTCGCGCGGCGACAACACGGTCTCTCACAAGGTGCTGGAGAAGCTCGGCATGGTGCTCGTCGAGCGCCGCGAGGTGCCGGCGCACGGTCACGGTGTTGTCAGGTATCTGCTCAAGCCCTCTTCAGGCTCTTGA
- a CDS encoding S49 family peptidase, whose protein sequence is MPRRRWSWLNPFHPRDPEVAVIRLKGPIGDLGSFRQGLNIERFDGILEAAFASRRTSAVALLINSPGGSPVQSDLIKSRIEALAREYEKPVVAFTEDLCASGGYWIAQAAEEIVAHPSSVVGSIGVITAGFGLQEAIAKLGIERRVHTKGTAKGMLDPFQPEKAEDVERLEALQRDLYEGFKKVVRRRRGGKLKGEDAELFSGAVWTGEKALELGIVDRLGDLRTVMRERFGEDVRFRTYGPRLSFWQRLRRGSRSSSAVGEMPSLAHGLIAAIEERLLWNRFGL, encoded by the coding sequence ATGCCCCGTCGCCGCTGGTCGTGGCTCAACCCCTTCCATCCACGCGACCCCGAGGTCGCGGTGATCCGTCTGAAAGGTCCCATCGGCGATCTCGGGTCTTTTCGTCAGGGGCTCAATATCGAGCGCTTCGACGGCATTCTCGAGGCCGCCTTCGCCTCCCGCCGCACGAGCGCGGTGGCCCTGCTGATCAACTCCCCTGGCGGCTCGCCCGTGCAGTCGGACCTGATCAAGAGCCGAATCGAGGCGCTGGCCCGCGAATATGAGAAGCCGGTCGTCGCCTTCACCGAGGACCTCTGCGCCTCGGGCGGTTACTGGATCGCCCAGGCGGCGGAGGAGATCGTCGCGCATCCGTCCTCCGTGGTCGGCTCCATCGGCGTGATCACGGCCGGGTTCGGCCTGCAGGAGGCGATCGCGAAGCTCGGCATCGAGCGCCGGGTACACACCAAGGGGACGGCGAAAGGCATGCTTGACCCGTTCCAGCCGGAGAAGGCGGAGGATGTGGAGCGGCTGGAAGCCCTGCAGCGGGATCTCTACGAGGGTTTCAAGAAGGTGGTGCGCCGCCGTCGCGGCGGAAAACTCAAGGGCGAGGACGCGGAGCTCTTCAGCGGCGCGGTCTGGACCGGAGAGAAGGCGCTCGAACTGGGGATCGTCGACAGGCTCGGCGATCTTCGCACGGTCATGCGGGAGCGCTTTGGCGAGGACGTCCGCTTCCGAACCTACGGTCCGCGCCTGTCCTTCTGGCAGCGGCTGCGGCGCGGGAGCCGGTCTTCGAGCGCTGTTGGCGAGATGCCGTCCCTAGCGCACGGTCTGATCGCGGCGATCGAGGAACGGCTGCTCTGGAACAGGTTCGGGCTTTGA